A section of the Castanea sativa cultivar Marrone di Chiusa Pesio chromosome 12, ASM4071231v1 genome encodes:
- the LOC142618308 gene encoding pentatricopeptide repeat-containing protein At4g21190, protein MFTLTYSSPFIIKRLESIQIGRTSSSVVVCAAKGPRPRYPRVWKKRQKIGTVSKSAKLVDCINKLSNVKEEVYGALDSFIAWDLEFPLITVKKALKTLEDQREWKRIIQVTKWMLSKGQGRTMGSYFTLLNALAEDERLEEVEELWTKIFTENLDSTPRVFYDKMISIYHKRGIHEKMFEIFADMEELGIRPTVPIVTMVGNVFKELGMMDKYKKLKKKYPPPKWEYRYIKGKRVKIRAKDLQAIDGSNKDAGKHEETYQTSNDMHEEADTSSDELDIEANDPSKDVIRHTEQTPNEFYEESKTNSEELKIEANISSNDMHEEADTSSDELDIEANDPSKDVIRHTDQTPNEFYEESKTNSEELKIEANISS, encoded by the exons ATGTTTACATTGACATACTCTTCGCCATTCATAATTAAAAGACTGGAATCCATTCAAATAGGCAGGACTTCGAGCAGTGTCGTG gtatGTGCTGCAAAAGGTCCGAGACCAAGATATCCTCGAGTGTGGAAAAAAAGACAGAAAATTGGGACTGTTTCCAAGTCTGCAAAGCTCGTTGACTGT ATTAATAAATTGTCGAATGTCAAAGAGGAAGTTTATGGGGCTCTTGATTCCTTCATTGCCTGGGATTTAGAGTTCCCTTTAATTACGGTGAAGAAGGCATTGAAGACTCTTGAGGATCAAAGAGAATGGAAGAGAATAATtcag GTGACGAAGTGGATGTTGAGCAAAGGACAAGGAAGAACAATGGGAAGCTATTTCACATTACTAAATGCCTTAGCAGAGGATGAGAGACTTGAAGAGGTTGAAGAGCTTTGGACAAAAATATTTACAGAGAACTTAGACAGCACACCTCGTGTTTTCTATGATAAAATGATTTCTATTTACCATAAAAGGGGCATTCATGAGAAGATGTTTGAG ATATTTGCTGACATGGAAGAGCTTGGTATCCGACCAACTGTTCCAATTGTTACAATGGTTGGGAATGTCTTCAAGGAGCTCGGTATGATGGACAAATACAAGAAACTGAAGAAGAAATATCCCCCACCAAAATGGGAATATCGATACATCAAAGGAAAACGTGTTAAAATTCGAGCTAAGGATCTTCAAGCAATTGATGGTTCTAATAAAGATGCAGGTAAGCATGAGGAGACTTACCAGACTTCCAATGATATGCATGAGGAAGCTGACACAAGTTCAGATGAACTCGATATTGAAGCTAATGATCCTAGCAAGGATGTAATTAGGCATACTGAGCAGACTCCAAATGAATTTTACGAGGAATCCAAAACAAATTCTGAAGAACTCAAAATTGAAGCCAACATTTCTTCCAATGATATGCATGAGGAAGCTGACACAAGTTCAGATGAACTCGATATTGAAGCTAATGATCCTAGCAAGGATGTAATTAGGCATACTGACCAGACTCCAAATGAATTTTACGAGGAATCCAAAACAAATTCTGAAGAACTCAAAATTGAAGCCAACATTTCTTCTTGA